In Vicugna pacos chromosome 10, VicPac4, whole genome shotgun sequence, the following proteins share a genomic window:
- the NUDT8 gene encoding mitochondrial coenzyme A diphosphatase NUDT8 — MLPDCLSAEGERRCRRLLAGATARLRARPAAAAVLVPLCSVRGVPALLYTLRSSRLAGRHKGDVSFPGGKCDPTDRDVVQTALRETREELGLVVPEEHVWGVLRPLQDQPKASVVPVLAGVGPLDLQSLRPNPEEVDEVFALPLAHLLQAQNQGYTHFCHGGHFRYTLPVFLHGPHRIWGLTAVITELALQLLAPGTYQPRLAGPELPKG, encoded by the exons ATGCTGCCCGACTGCCTGTCGGCGGAGGGCGAGCGGCGCTGCCGACGGCTGCTGGCGGGGGCCACGGCCCGGCTCCGCGCTCGGCCCGCGGCGGCCGCCGTACTCGTGCCGCTGTGCTCGGTGCGCGGGGTTCCGGCGTTGCTCTACACGCTGCGGTCCAGCCGTCTGGCCGGGAGGCACAAGGGTGACGTCAG TTTCCCAGGTGGCAAGTGTGATCCCACTGACCGGGATGTGGTTCAGACAGCCCTGAGGGAGACTCGTGAGGAGCTGGGCCTTGTGGTGCCTGAGGAGCATGTGTGGGGTGTCCTGCGGCCCTTGCAGGACCAG CCAAAGGCCTCTGTGGTGCCAGTGCTTGCTGGTGTGGGCCCGCTGGATCTCCAGAGCCTCAGGCCCAACCCTGAGGAG GTGGATGAAGTGTTTGCACTGCCCCTGGCCCACCTGCTGCAGGCGCAGAACCAGGGCTATACCCACTTCTGCCATGGTGGCCACTTCCGCTACACACTGCCCGTCTTCCTGCATGGGCCACACCGTATTTGGGGGCTCACAGCCGTCATCACCGAATTAGCCCTGCAGCTGCTGGCACCTGGCACCTACCAGCCTCGCCTGGCTGGCCCTGAGCTTCCCAAGGGCTGA
- the TBX10 gene encoding T-box transcription factor TBX10 isoform X1 produces the protein MAAFLSAGLRVFAPSETYTLPTISPSWEPQLDFLLPSDSSTGSAGVQAVAEPIGQGPKNPHVSSVTVRLEMKALWEEFNQLGTEMIVTKAGRRMFPTFQVKILGMDTLADYALLMDFVPLDDKRYRYAFHSSAWLVAGKADPATPGRVHFHPDSPAKGAQWMRQIVSFDKLKLTNNLLDDNGHIILNSMHRYQPRFHVVFVDPRKDSERYAQENFKSFVFTETQFTAVTAYQNHRITQLKIASNPFAKGFRESDPDSWTVSPRPLLSVPTQSRSSLSPCLLKGSPEQEKDPNKAPAFTSRTPARLHHQLLAPPEALLAPAIYRPLTYQGLYPGASSRLRIPRARPTPYPIPNIQDDRGQGVPLPAGLGLLPSTAVCPGAGQDPQ, from the exons ATGGCAG CTTTCCTCTCTGCTGGCCTCAGGGTATTTGCCCCCTCGGAGACCTACACCCTGCCCACGATTAGCCCCAGCTGGGAGCCCCAGCTGGACTTCCTGTTACCATCAGACTCTTCCACCGGCTCTGCAGGGGTccaggctgtggctgagcccaTTGGGCAGGGCCCCAAGAATCCACATGTGTCGAGCGTGACGGTTCGGCTGGAGATGAAGGCTTTGTGGGAGGAGTTCAACCAGCTGGGCACAGAGATGATAGTCACCAAGGCAGGCAG GAGGATGTTCCCCACCTTCCAGGTGAAGATTCTGGGCATGGACACTCTGGCTGACTATGCGCTGCTCATGGATTTTGTGCCTCTGGACGACAAGAGATACAG GTACGCCTTCCACAGCTCAGCCTGGCTGGTGGCAGGCAAGGCAGACCCAGCCACGCCTGGTCGCGTGCACTTCCACCCCGACTCACCGGCCAAGGGTGCACAGTGGATGCGCCAGATTGTGTCCTTTGACAAGCTCAAGCTGACCAACAACCTGCTGGACGACAACGGCCAC ATCATCCTCAACTCTATGCACCGCTACCAGCCCCGCTTCCACGTGGTCTTCGTGGACCCACGCAAAGACAGTGAGCGCTACGCCCAGGAGAACTTTAAGTCCTTCGTCTTCACGGAGACCCAGTTCACGGCCGTGACAGCATATCAGAACCATCGG ATCACTCAGCTGAAAATCGCCAGCAACCCTTTTGCCAAGGGCTTTAGGGAGAGTGACCCGGACTCCTG GACTGTATCTCCAAGGCCCCTGCTCAGCGTCCCAACCCAGAGTCGCAGCAGCCTCAGCCCTTGCCTGCTGAAGGGCTCCCCAGAGCAGGAGAAAG ACCCCAACAAAGCTCCAGCCTTCACCTCCAGGACCCCTGCCAGGCTCCACCATCAGCTGCTGGCTCCCCCTGAGGCTCTCCTGGCCCCAGCCATCTACCGGCCCCTCACCTACCAGGGCCTGTACCCTGGAGCCTCAAGCCGCCTCCGAATCCCAAGGGCCCGGCCAACACCATACCCCATCCCCAATATTCAGGATGACAGGGGTCAGGGGGTGCCCCTCCCAGCTGGGCTGGGGCTCCTCCCCTCCACCGCTGTGTGCCCAGGGGCTGGCCAGGACCCACAGTAA
- the TBX10 gene encoding T-box transcription factor TBX10 isoform X2 codes for MKALWEEFNQLGTEMIVTKAGRRMFPTFQVKILGMDTLADYALLMDFVPLDDKRYRSGGWPGDAAQTSSAEMGRYAFHSSAWLVAGKADPATPGRVHFHPDSPAKGAQWMRQIVSFDKLKLTNNLLDDNGHIILNSMHRYQPRFHVVFVDPRKDSERYAQENFKSFVFTETQFTAVTAYQNHRITQLKIASNPFAKGFRESDPDSWTVSPRPLLSVPTQSRSSLSPCLLKGSPEQEKDPNKAPAFTSRTPARLHHQLLAPPEALLAPAIYRPLTYQGLYPGASSRLRIPRARPTPYPIPNIQDDRGQGVPLPAGLGLLPSTAVCPGAGQDPQ; via the exons ATGAAGGCTTTGTGGGAGGAGTTCAACCAGCTGGGCACAGAGATGATAGTCACCAAGGCAGGCAG GAGGATGTTCCCCACCTTCCAGGTGAAGATTCTGGGCATGGACACTCTGGCTGACTATGCGCTGCTCATGGATTTTGTGCCTCTGGACGACAAGAGATACAGGTCTGGGGGCTGGCCAGGGGATGCAGCTCAGACCTCAAGTGCTGAGATGGGAAG GTACGCCTTCCACAGCTCAGCCTGGCTGGTGGCAGGCAAGGCAGACCCAGCCACGCCTGGTCGCGTGCACTTCCACCCCGACTCACCGGCCAAGGGTGCACAGTGGATGCGCCAGATTGTGTCCTTTGACAAGCTCAAGCTGACCAACAACCTGCTGGACGACAACGGCCAC ATCATCCTCAACTCTATGCACCGCTACCAGCCCCGCTTCCACGTGGTCTTCGTGGACCCACGCAAAGACAGTGAGCGCTACGCCCAGGAGAACTTTAAGTCCTTCGTCTTCACGGAGACCCAGTTCACGGCCGTGACAGCATATCAGAACCATCGG ATCACTCAGCTGAAAATCGCCAGCAACCCTTTTGCCAAGGGCTTTAGGGAGAGTGACCCGGACTCCTG GACTGTATCTCCAAGGCCCCTGCTCAGCGTCCCAACCCAGAGTCGCAGCAGCCTCAGCCCTTGCCTGCTGAAGGGCTCCCCAGAGCAGGAGAAAG ACCCCAACAAAGCTCCAGCCTTCACCTCCAGGACCCCTGCCAGGCTCCACCATCAGCTGCTGGCTCCCCCTGAGGCTCTCCTGGCCCCAGCCATCTACCGGCCCCTCACCTACCAGGGCCTGTACCCTGGAGCCTCAAGCCGCCTCCGAATCCCAAGGGCCCGGCCAACACCATACCCCATCCCCAATATTCAGGATGACAGGGGTCAGGGGGTGCCCCTCCCAGCTGGGCTGGGGCTCCTCCCCTCCACCGCTGTGTGCCCAGGGGCTGGCCAGGACCCACAGTAA